A genomic stretch from Mycobacterium malmoense includes:
- a CDS encoding helix-turn-helix domain-containing protein, protein MTSGYRVKPAMSADEYSSGDTGELGEHVRRARQGKGFPQNELANRIGVTRMTISRLERGESVSVDTALRALSECGIALALAPKFPA, encoded by the coding sequence GTGACCAGCGGCTACAGGGTCAAACCGGCCATGTCCGCGGACGAATATTCCTCCGGCGACACCGGCGAACTCGGCGAACACGTTCGGCGCGCGCGTCAAGGAAAAGGCTTTCCCCAGAATGAGCTCGCTAACCGCATCGGCGTCACCCGTATGACCATCTCCCGCCTCGAGCGAGGAGAATCCGTCAGCGTCGACACCGCGCTGCGCGCGCTGTCAGAGTGCGGCATCGCGCTCGCGCTGGCGCCAAAGTTTCCCGCGTGA